The Bactrocera dorsalis isolate Fly_Bdor chromosome 2, ASM2337382v1, whole genome shotgun sequence region ATCTCTTCGATCATTCTCCGGCAGCGACTTAAAAGCCTTCAGGTAAAGCCCGGagatactatatacatacatatgtatgtatatagtatgtatatactatgaaATAATTCTCAGAAAACCTTACAGCTCTCTGGAGCTCACCcacttttaactaaaaaaacaaaacttcaaataattgttttttatttatacatacatatgtatgtatgtgatctCCTGTAGCCGTAGACTGCAACAACGCCAGAGGTGAATGTAAGGAGCTTCAATATTGCCCTTCTCTATACATATCCAAAATCGATACAAGCTCCATACTTTTTTGTGATAAATTGAGGGGTATCGTCTGCTGTCCACGAACGGAGTTTGCCTTTGAGCTACAAAGTCAGGACACTGATGCAGATACATTCGCTGAAAACGGTAAACTCTTTACTTGtatattacaaatttcaactttcattattaaactaaaaaaaatatattttgtagcaTGTTCTGAATATGCAAAGTTTGCGCCCAGTTCTTGTTCAGAACCACTGATTTATGGAGGTGTGAAAGCCAAGCCAAAGGAATTCCCCTCGATTGCACTGCTTGGATCGAAAGATAATACCGGACAAATAGATTGGTACTGTGGTGGCACTTTGATAAGCAGACGATTTGTTGTTACGGCAGCGCATTGTTTCCGAATGTAAGTAAGTGTGAGGAGAGTTTTTACCAAGTTCAAGACAATCAAACGAATAGCTAGCATAAGTCACAGATAACCTTCGTAATTTTGTGAAGAACCAAAAATCATTCGTTAAATGTCAAAATATACGAATTACTATAAAGGAGTATTAAAAAGAACAAGAAACAAGTAAGAAGAGATTGAGGTGCAGCGTGATCGAACAGTAAACACCTTCACGTTTAATAGCCGATAGAAGGTAATCATGGTTGTTTGCCATAACTAAAAGCACATTAATGCTATTATAATTTGATCTTAACAGTAGtttttttaaagtcaaaaatattagcatttaagtgaaataaatgAGAGGTTCGGATGGTTTGCTCTAAccacttattaaaaaaaatcgaaacttcTGCAGTCTCGCTGATGACGGCTCTATAATCGTTGCGGTCACCGGATTCCCACCCCTCTTCACCTCGTCTTACAATTCATAACAGAAAAATTAACAGTCCTATCTGTGATCCTTCCTCCACAACAAAACTATCAAATCTCTAATTATATACTAAGTATGTAACTATTTCCTCTAAGCAATTCAGTAATTTCTCACACATTTTTGTAACATTCTCTTACAGTGCCAGTAGCCTAAATGTCGTACGCTTGGGCGAATTGGATTACAGTACTACGAATGATGCTACACAAACACAAGATTTCAATGTACTACATGCAGTTTTACATCCAAGCTATAATTTGGATCGGTACAATGATATTGCATTGATCGAACTTGACCGCGATGCAATACTTAATGAGTATGTTATTCCAGCTTGCTTGCCATCAAAAACTGCTAGATATAAAAACTTCATAGCTGTTGGTTGGGGTAAAACCGAAAGGGGCATCTCATCACCACACTTACTCAAGGTAGCACTGGATTTGTTTACCGGCGACCAATGTACTACATCTGTACCGGTAGAAGAAAATCTCGAAATGGGCCTTAAAGAACACACTCAAATCTGTGCTGGCAGTTATCAACATGGAATTGACACATGTAACGGTGACTCTGGTGGACCGCTTTATGTGCAGCATAAAAAATATCCTTGCATGTTGCAAGTAGCCGCCATTACTTCGTTTGGTTATGTGCAATGTGGCACAGCTGGCATCCCTAGTATCAATACAAAGGTGAACTTGTATTTAGACTGGATTGAGAATGTGGTGTGGAATGTGAGcccattataaaaaaaaagctgaaaatgaGAATTTTGCAGAAACTTAAACAGATCTTTCAGTTTTTTAGAATCCAAGGAAGCACAAATGAAAAATCTTAAATAGAACatgtaaggaagagctaagttcgggtataatcGAACATTTCACACTCTACCGACATGCAGGTAgtaccttcaggtacataagaCTTGTCAGTTATATGGAGTCTAGGTCgagttttcatccgatttcattcattctaagcacaaagatGCACCGTCGTAAGAAAAGCACTCTCTCTCTTTGGTTGatgtatgcggtataaagtcactcgGAAGTTAGTTAGAAAATCTGTATATTAGATATACGAGGgctttttaaagcaaaaaaaattatatatttgtgtttttttgcggCGACataagtaatataattttattaaatttaatgacgTATTATTATACAACTTTTgaagtatattagaaaaaattttcaatgaaaaatattaataaataagccTGTGACGGTGAATCTCCAGAAGCGCCTTGAAAAAAAGTGGAACATTATAACTCGTTACCTAATCATCTGAAACAAAGAAATTGATACGTGTTTTAAAGGTGATATATTTCTCACCAGGTAATCAGAAagagttttttttcttttctttgcagCACTTGGAAGTAGAAAGCGCGATTTTAGCTTAAAAATCGCggttaaattgttaataaaaaatataaaaaaatgaaaaaatgaaaaaacacttCACGcttatacaaatatacttagAAAAGTTCGGATATGATAACAAACAATAAGAGGCAGATTTCGCCAAAATCAGAAGAAGTTATTGTGGTAGAAATAGAAATAGTCTCCCTATGGGTAAAACAACTTGTGGATTGTAGAAGCGACAACCCTCGCTATGACAGGACAACATAAACTTGTTCCAGTAAGAGTACAGCGTTTATTTTGATTACGGGATATGATCTGCATGCAGTAGGAAGCGTTCTTTCAGAGGTCATTGACGGACATGAAAAAGTGGTGACGCATTAAAATCAGACAATAAGCTAGCCAGAGAGCATATATTACGAGTATGTAACTCGTAGGGAATTACTGCCTTTGGTGAAGTATATGAAACATTTTCATAAGTACGTCTATGGCAAACGTTTTCAAGTCAAATCATGCACCATGAAATGGCTTCTACAATTCGGAACCCAGAAGGACAGTAGGCACGATGGACTGAGTTACTCCTAAGTTACGACTTCTCTATAACACATCGCAAACGCACTTGTCATGGAAATGCGGATGTAATACATGGAGTGGCGATGACAAAACGTCCAACTAAAGAAGAAATAGCTACAAAAAGCACAGTTTCAAAGCATATTGGACACAATGGAAGAATTTAAAGTTGGTGTCTACATCGCGTATGGGACAGCGAAGATGGACAAACTTTCCGAAATCTAATGATTGTTAAAACAGATTTTTATAGAGTTGGTTGTCGGAAATCAGTTACGGAGTGTATCGCCAATTGTGCCGGTCGCATTGCAGCCAAAGGAATTTTGAATGAGCTCTAATGCAAGAGATGTGCCAGATCTGttcataaaatttatggaaaGCAGGCTTAATTAAATCCAAACTGAATATGTATGCTATAAGGACATGTGCGAAATAGTAACATTTCTATTTGTGTTGAGTTGGTTGGATAGTTCGTATAATGTtaactaatttatattttgctgtgccaaattttaacattttaaatttgaaacgaaCGCAATTATGTTGTATCttcatattaatatttcaacaaaacCTTTGAAAAGCAGTCTATACTCACTTACAAACTGAAtcctttaaatacatatgtatgtatgtatatcttttaacatgttaaggggcacacctagtgtgaaattttcaaaaaatcgattttttttcatatttctttaaaaataacatactaaaatttcaaatcgatatctgaaatagtttttgagttacagccatttaaaagagtagcCGCTCGGCTGCGGTACAGGacatttttttaagtgtttttctcgaaacagcatttttcgaatttgctggaGTGATTACTCGGAGACAAATGATCCGATCGCTAATTTTTTTGCATCTTCTCTATATAGTTCTCCATACAAGGACCTTCCAGTTTTTTGATCtaatcaaaaatcgaattttggcaggccaaaaacgGGTTTTgggtgaaatttaaatttttttttcaacatcccgccattttgtcaatttttgattttttttattagcccGAGGGTCATCGTACAGACaatatgttttagtttaacgagaatttttttttaggttttatcaACAGAGTAGGCTGCAATCATGGCAGCCGTAGAGgaccttgtttttttttttgcgccgACGGATATCGcttgtcatttcaaaaatatttaatattttttttcaaaatttttttgtgtactcttaaaacatgtataaatataccctAAAATTTTATAACGATTGAttgactagttttttttttatcccaaaaaatgcctttttttacGCTGTCACACTAGGTGTTCTCCTTAAAAAATCTGTGCAAGTTTATCTTtactgaaaagtgaaaatttaaacTCCCAAAATTTTAGAATGGTTTTCAATGAAGAATTTATTTTAGAGATcatattataaatttcaaatttattatattttgttcttgtttcctaaaaaataaaaatgaagaaaacggcatgaaatatttttccaccGTTTGGCACACAACATTTTTGgtatacttaaacaaaaataaagagctTAATCAAATCTTGTACTATTGGAACTCGGCATTACTTGGTATTTTGTGGATGTTGTTTGCAATCGTTGCCACTCTCTAGTGAATACGAAGTATTTTTATAACTCTTCAAAGCGACTTTTATCTAATTAGTTGATAAACAAACTTCGTAAATACATAAGCACTGTCATTGTTACTCgcagtatatatattattttttccgaCAAGTTATGAGAATATGtaaacatttattataaaaaatggataCGACCTACACAAATGTATTAAAAACTGGCAACACTTTGACTGTCTACCGTGTACAGTCAACATTGCTGTAAACATTTGTACATTTTTCGTGTAGAAATTCTCGGTAAATCGCTAAAGTTagtgaaaaattgtaaaagaaagTGTAATAAGTATGTGAGAATTGTTGTGAGACATTTTGTTAATGCGATTTATACCACTCAATGCTTGGGGCAAATATCTGTGTTTTAAGCTTGAGCAATTAAATTCTGGAAAATCTCGCAGTTTTTTACTACGTAGACAAAGTGCTTGCAACCTCATTCTGGTCCGCACTACACCACAATTACAACAACTGTGCTATACGACAAGCTAAAAGAATAACTCAACGAGAACCACGAAAACGTTCAACACAAATTATAAACCAATAGTTGAAACAATATAAAACCGCAGTAAATACATTAAATATTCAAGTCATGGACGAATCCAATATGCAGGATAAGGAACGTTTTGCCAGTCGGGAAAATCATTGTGAAATTGAAAGACGTCGAAGAAACAAAATGACGGCTTATATCACTGAGCTTTCCGATATGGTACCCACCTGCAGTGCTTTAGCCCGTAAACCTGACAAACTGACGATACTCCGTATGGCTGTTGCACATATGAAAGCTTTACGTGGCACAGGAAATACAAGCAGTGATGGCACTTACAAACCATCTTTTCTTACTGATCAGGAATTGAAGCATTTAATATTAGAAGCAGCTGATGGATTTCTTTTTGTGGTGTCTTGTGATTCTGGTCGTGTTATTTATGTTTCAGATTCTGTTACTCCGGTATTGAACTACACTCAAAGTGATTGGTATGGCACAAGTTTATATGAACACATTCATCCTGACGATCGCGAGAAGATACGTGAACAGTTATCCACACAAGAGTCACAAAATACTGGACGTATCCTCGATCTTAAAACAGGTACAGTGAAAAAGGAAGGACACCAATCGTCTATGCGTCTTAGCATGGGTGCACGTCGTGGTTTTATATGTCGTATGCGAGTTGGCAATGTAAATCCAGATACAATGGTTGCTGGTCATTTAAATCGCTTGAAGCAAAGGAACTCTCTCGGTCCTTCTCGCGACGGTACCAACTACGCTGTAGTACACTGTACGGGATACATAAAGAACTGGCCACCAACTGATATGTTTCCTAGTGTACATATGGACCGTCCAGTAGATGACGAAATGCATTCTTCACATTGCTGCCTAGTGGCAATTGGGCGTTTGCAGGTGACATCAACAGCATCCAATGATATGACAAACTCTAATAATCTGTCAGAATTTATAACGCGTCATGCAATGGATGGAAAATATACTTTTGTCGACCAACGTGTTATGAATGTTCTTGGTTATACCCCAACAGATTTACTTGGGAAAATTTGCTACGATTTCTGCCACACTGAAGATCAAATGAATGTAAAAGACAGCTTTGACCAAGTACTCAAGCAAAAGGGGAATTTTTCGTTAATGTATCGCGCACGTGCTAAAAGCGGTGAATACGTTTGGCTCCGAACACATGTTAATGCTTTTCTTAACCCCTACACAGAAGAAGTAGAATATATTGTGTGCACAAATAGTTCAGCCAAAACACTACATTCGAACACGGGACATGATGCTAATACCCCTGATCAATCGACTGCTGAACACGTCTACGTAGCACCCGTTGTGGACTACACTTTACAAGCTCGTCGAGATGTCACACCATCGGCAGGCACTGCGGATGGTATGTATGCCACTCATGGAATGATCGGGTCACACATACCCCCACAAACTGGAATGACTGGGCAACAAAGCAATAACGTTCCACGCCCTGGCTCAGCACAAAACGCCGTAGCCTACAATTATGATGCTACAAACTCGCCACTAAGTGGCTATCCACCCAATGCGGGTGGCCCATCACCAAATACAGCACATATGGCAAAAATACCCAAGGCTAACAGTTCTCCAACTCCTGCGGCGCCAACCTGGACGACTCTTCGTCAACAACAAGCTGTTTCTGAGGGTTATCAATACAATCAAACGAGTCCGGCACGTTCACCGAGTGGTCCAACATACACTCAATTAAGTGCCGGTAATACCCGACAAGGTAGCTATCACACCGGAAACAACACGCAAGGTGCTGCTCCGCCACCTGCAAATGCTTCTGGCATGTGGGGCGATTGGCAAAATCCCGCTCAACCACAACATCCGCATGGACCTCATGCAGCTCCACACACCGGCCATGTACCTCACGTTGTCCATGGAGCACATGTACAAGCCGGTCAACCGCAAGGTCAGGAGTTCTCCGACATGCTGCAGATGCTAGACCAAAGTGGCACAACTACGTTCGAAGACCTCAACATCAATATGTTCAACACACAATTTGAATAAGTAGTGCCTAATTTAAATgcgtaaaagaaaaaaaccttAGTAAAGCATTTGTGTAGGCTTgtaacatgcatacatatgtacggatAAAGCAATATGTCATATGGAAAATATGTAGAAAGTATTAGCAAAGTAAATTTTAGAACTACTTTAATATTTAGAAGTTACTTTTTTGTGGCAATTTTGTAAAAGCTCATTTATGTTAATGATTTTAATCATATAGAGTATAGAACCATAGCACAATATTATTGCCGATAAAGCACGTTTCAAAATAATACCAGAAATCGTCACGACACTGCATTTTTTACAACTCTATTCATTGACTTGAACACTCGAATAGCGCTGTTAacatcaaatattatattttgtcaTTGCAAcgtcatataaaataaataacatcaTTAAGAAAGAAGTAATTTAGCTAGAACGTACAAATTTTCAactataaaataacaaattggggaaataatttatagaaaatttatgtcGTCAGAGTTAAAATATGTGCttatttgaaattgtatttGAGAATATAGTGTCAGTTTATTAATTCAACAACTAATTACAAAGGAATGGGGAAGTTCACCTTAACAGTAACTAATAAGCGATAATAgtactataatttttattttcattatgttTTAAGCAAGCATAAACTTATAAACGAGTATGCACGGACTTTGGAGTTTGTGTCTGCATCAATGTCATTACTTACTGTTATGTTATTCTTTACCAAAATTTGTATTGgaggtacatatacatatgtatatgatattacGTACTCATATATAAGTTTTGCATGAGTATTAAGGCCAAACAATAACACTCGAAAATCTAAAAGGTGCTTAGACGGCGACATTTGATACAATTGCACGGAAATAACCACCGtttatacttgaaattttttattatttgcttaaaattcgCATTTAGATATGTAGATTTATAcataaaagaatatatatgtatgtattaattttttgtacggTACAGAAGCAAAGAGCATACATGCATTGTATTGCATGCAAAAGAATTGtgaagctataaaaaatgcataagtttaaaaaaataatgttagtttattttatatttatataccatcGCAGGATACACTTTCGAAGACTAAATGCTTTCTATAACATTCAAATAATCACGGGTATAAATCTAATATGAAATATCGCATTTTATTGTCTGACAgtgtacttttatttaaataaagtttatcCCTTTGATAAATCTCactaatacaaatatatattatttgtttaaatattggtCAACTATGCAAATATTTCGGCTTACTTGAATGTACAGAGTCGAAGGTGCTGAAATAAGGAACTGACGGAAACAAAGTTAGTTggttaaaagttttgaaatgtgGGCTGGGAACCGATATGTCTAACGtataaaaacatctctgaaaatgaaattgaagaccttaaataactcaaaatttttcatagttttgGCTTCTATCGTACAGCTGTagacagctaattagaaacgacGCCTATTTCGAAGTAAATGAtgttattttctaataaatcacgtatatttatctttttttcacttattttattgaaacctatgttaaaattaaatctaaaagcaaaaatttagtttaaaattcgtttttgttttgaagattttaacaaaaatatgtggAATCAACGATTCGAGTGCGATAACTaattagaaacgaaaatattttatcaacaaaaatgtaatGATATTAAAAGAACTTTCTTTTGGTAAGTACTTTGTTGATTgtcttttttactttaatattgcTTCCAATCGATTCCGAATTTACGTTATAAGCACTATAGAACTTCCAAATTTGGGATATTTTTGGTGTATATTTAACATCACCCAGAGATGTTCTATAGTTTTAGTCTGGGCTGGATGATTCCCACTCCAAAACATTGATagaatattcattaaaaaaagtttGAGTCAAATTAGACGTATGCTATGAATTGTTATCTTCCTTGTAACAGGCAAATTTTCCTCAGCCCATGGCAACATGACATTTTTTAGGGTGTCGACGTATTTAATCGTGTTTAAAATTCCATCAATCTTATGCAGAGGATCAACACCATTCCAAATAAAACATCCCTACACCATGATTGATCCTCCACCATACTCATCTACGCGTGGACCATAGCGACGaccaaattcttgaatttttgGTCGGCGAACATACCTTCGACTATCAGGACCTAAgcgattaatttttgttacatcGTTCCAAACGATATACCTCTCTTGATTTGTTGTCTTAGAGTCTACGCGTGTTTCTACGATTTTTATGTAGGGCAGATGTACATCTGCAGCTTTTTCtcattaaaaaacttgaataatatattttaaaccacaACTTTGAAACACTCGCTTACTATAAATcagtaatattattaataaaaattaacaccttgaggaattttaattctttaaaccAGATCGTGCTTTAAACAACTctttctaattagctgtcgcGCTTAATTCACCTTCTATATCGTAACGCATTTActatttgggaaaaaatcaagtGAACTTTTACCTTCACTACTATAAAACAGAGTGAATTTAGTAGTAAGTAACACGAACAATGTCAATCATTATGCTCACCAGTCACCTACAAAAGAGGAagcgtttctaattagctgtcaacagctgtatatatattttcggtcATTAGATATTTTTACACTAAATAATccaaagtttttcttttatatacaaatcaatatttacttcattttagaaaattaaacatCCTAGTTGATACACATTACAATACCATTTTTGGCAACTAATATCTAATCGTCGGCCTTTTCTGGTGGCGGTCCACACGGCTGCAACATACGCTCCATCAAATTAAATCGAATGCGCGCTTTAGACTCATTTTCAGCAATTGCAAAATAATTCAGCATATCGTAATGTCCCATATAACTAGCAAGGGAATCGCGATGTTGATTAGTTAGCCactcaaattttgttgtatCTGCATGTCCGGTACCGATATACTTGCTCTGCAAATGCTCTAATTGACTGTGTATATTATATCTTTCACCcattttcgaaaatgtataTTCCAATTAAACTAggtagttaaattaaaaataaaatcaatttattatgaaaagtaCAGATAAAATGTTGTGTATGTTCTAGGGATGTGTAAAACAGTAACGATAAAATACTATAAGTCTATTATTACACGAGGCGACAAAAGTTGCTagttctcgggcgattctcttttgctgtcgcccattaccttcacacgagcaacttgtgttgcgcaactctgttcgagttttttctcattctctttcactttactttaacccattgtctactctttactttaacccattgtcgtttctttttccttatgggtatttgggccactctatcacatatattaatcagttctgagaattaagaaatacattttatttataattcaaaattaaaacaaagattatatgacagactttcacatacatatgtcacccttttcactatcgtctgaatcaatttgtatggctttctccatatatttcacaatatctttaattaattcgattttttcgtcataccccattttctaaaatatttaaatcatattatgtatatttgtatacatatttgcaaattacttgccaaaagatgaaattaaattttttaaatatattcaaaatattaatttcaaaaaatatactcaaatgcaactatgtactacgaaagaaggaacacgaatgccgaaaaacgtcgcagcgaactgctacgaataagaacacaaagcgagttgctgaacactggaaactcggcgcgattctcctctcctcgtcgccccctcgcctataaaccaagagttgccgaaacaaaagttgctgcgtgtaataagcgagtaAGTGTACGTCGATATCCCTAGCTGTAAGCTATAAATTGCATTGAAGTTGATTTATAAAAGATATCGGAATTATTATATTGATTGAAGAATCCGAATATTGTGATAGCTTTTGTTGGcaataaattactattttagTGGTTTGGGGCAGTTCATAtctaaaaaaatcatttctttcaaaatagaatatgtaaaaacaaaagTCATATTTTTTGGCGCGTAGAGAGTTTTTTGAGCTCTTGGCACGAATACGATTCTttcggcgccgcgatttgatggtacggatggatagaggaagtcctcaggattaaaaaagtacatataccgtcctcagactcatagttttcg contains the following coding sequences:
- the LOC105223224 gene encoding serine protease snake, whose amino-acid sequence is MSNEGNLHVVVFILLSIVGGQSNAVDCNNARGECKELQYCPSLYISKIDTSSILFCDKLRGIVCCPRTEFAFELQSQDTDADTFAENACSEYAKFAPSSCSEPLIYGGVKAKPKEFPSIALLGSKDNTGQIDWYCGGTLISRRFVVTAAHCFRIASSLNVVRLGELDYSTTNDATQTQDFNVLHAVLHPSYNLDRYNDIALIELDRDAILNEYVIPACLPSKTARYKNFIAVGWGKTERGISSPHLLKVALDLFTGDQCTTSVPVEENLEMGLKEHTQICAGSYQHGIDTCNGDSGGPLYVQHKKYPCMLQVAAITSFGYVQCGTAGIPSINTKVNLYLDWIENVVWNVSPL
- the LOC105223225 gene encoding aryl hydrocarbon receptor nuclear translocator homolog, which encodes MDESNMQDKERFASRENHCEIERRRRNKMTAYITELSDMVPTCSALARKPDKLTILRMAVAHMKALRGTGNTSSDGTYKPSFLTDQELKHLILEAADGFLFVVSCDSGRVIYVSDSVTPVLNYTQSDWYGTSLYEHIHPDDREKIREQLSTQESQNTGRILDLKTGTVKKEGHQSSMRLSMGARRGFICRMRVGNVNPDTMVAGHLNRLKQRNSLGPSRDGTNYAVVHCTGYIKNWPPTDMFPSVHMDRPVDDEMHSSHCCLVAIGRLQVTSTASNDMTNSNNLSEFITRHAMDGKYTFVDQRVMNVLGYTPTDLLGKICYDFCHTEDQMNVKDSFDQVLKQKGNFSLMYRARAKSGEYVWLRTHVNAFLNPYTEEVEYIVCTNSSAKTLHSNTGHDANTPDQSTAEHVYVAPVVDYTLQARRDVTPSAGTADGMYATHGMIGSHIPPQTGMTGQQSNNVPRPGSAQNAVAYNYDATNSPLSGYPPNAGGPSPNTAHMAKIPKANSSPTPAAPTWTTLRQQQAVSEGYQYNQTSPARSPSGPTYTQLSAGNTRQGSYHTGNNTQGAAPPPANASGMWGDWQNPAQPQHPHGPHAAPHTGHVPHVVHGAHVQAGQPQGQEFSDMLQMLDQSGTTTFEDLNINMFNTQFE
- the LOC105223226 gene encoding splicing factor 3B subunit 5 codes for the protein MGERYNIHSQLEHLQSKYIGTGHADTTKFEWLTNQHRDSLASYMGHYDMLNYFAIAENESKARIRFNLMERMLQPCGPPPEKADD